In one window of Hevea brasiliensis isolate MT/VB/25A 57/8 chromosome 10, ASM3005281v1, whole genome shotgun sequence DNA:
- the LOC110668256 gene encoding uncharacterized protein LOC110668256 isoform X3, with protein MKNPLKERVQKWGRWIQWELYSLSSSSMKTQTEGTATKAKQTREEAMDFNSSCKNKKTVNQSMLLCCKLYISESRNHTALESIESAARLDPETVIVNKFEDRAYNRIRYTLVSYVVLDSTGSAIYSPLQQTVLAMIEAAYGAINLESHCGAHPRLGVVDDIVFHPLAQASLDEAAWLAKAVAADIGSRFQVPVFLYAAAHPTGKALDTIRRELGYYRPNFMGNQWAGWNMPEILPEMPNEGPQHVSRARGITMIGARPWVGLYNVPILSTDVSAARRIARLVSARGGGLPTVQTLGLVHGEDSTEIACMLLEPNQIGADRVQSRVEMLAAEEGLDVEKGYFTDFSPEMIVEKYMNLISANRD; from the exons ATGAAGAACCCGCTAAAGGAAAG GGTCCAGAAGTGGGGACGTTGGATTCAATGGGAGTT GTATTCTTTAAGCAGCTCCTCCATGAAGACTCAAACTGAAGGCACAGCAACGAAGGCGAAGCAGACTAGAGAGGAAGCGATGGATTTTAACTCGAGTTGCAAG AACAAGAAAACAGTAAATCAGTCCATGCTGCTATGTTGCAAGCTCTACATATCAGAATCACGTAATCACACAGCTCTTGAGTCGATTGAAAGCGCTGCTAGGCTCGACCCAGAAACTGTGATAGTGAACAAATTTGAGGACAGAGCCTATAATAGGATAAGGTACACTCTTGTGTCATATGTTGTTCTTGATAGCACAGGAAGTGCTATTTACAGCCCATTGCAGCAAACTGTGCTGGCCATGATTGAGGCAGCTTATGGAGCCATAAACCTCGAGTCCCACTGTGGGGCACACCCTCGGCTTGGTGTTGTGGATGACATTGTTTTCCATCCCTTGGCTCAAGCTTCCCTGGATGAAGCAGCTTGGCTTGCTAAAGCTGTGGCAGCTGATATTGGCAGCAGATTTCAAG TGCCAGTATTTCTTTATGCAGCAGCACACCCAACAGGAAAGGCCCTGGACACCATCAGGCGTGAGCTGGGTTACTACAGGCCCAATTTCATGGGGAACCAATGGGCAGGATGGAACATGCCTGAAATTCTCCCAGAAATGCCCAATGAAGGCCCGCAGCATGTGTCTCGGGCCAGAGGCATCACAATGATCGGAGCACGCCCCTGGGTAGGATTGTACAATGTGCCCATCCTGTCCACTGATGTCTCTGCTGCTCGACGGATTGCGAGGTTGGTGAGTGCTCGTGGTGGTGGGCTCCCTACAGTGCAAACATTGGGCTTAGTTCATGGTGAGGATTCCACTGAGATAGCTTGCATGCTCTTAGAACCCAATCAGATTGGAGCAGACAGGGTCCAGTCCAGGGTTGAGATGCTAGCAGCTGAAGAAGGGTTGGATGTAGAGAAGGGATACTTCACTGATTTTTCACCTGAAATGATTGTTGAAAAGTACATGAATCTGATCTCTGCTAACAGAGACTGA
- the LOC110668255 gene encoding beta-glucuronosyltransferase GlcAT14A, protein MKNRLMSMRKNANSHSGRVFSDRKWLIPFFASLLVSLTLFLSATFGLFTSSYGGDQLPFDIISFSRSEDASGYFVESELNKSFNTSGYSKLEAPRLAYLISGTKGDSRRMMRTLQAVYHPRNQYILHLDLEAPPRERLELGISVKNDPTFLEVGNVRIMAQSNLVTYKGPTMIACTLQAIAIMLRESLEWDWFINLSASDYPLVTQDDLLLVFSNMSRNLNFIEHTKITGWKLNQRAKPIIIDPGLYLSKKYDLALTSQRRSLPTSFKLFTGSAWVMLTRSFLEYSIMGWNNLPRTLLMYYTNFISSPEGYFHTLICNTEEFRNTAIGHDLHYIAWDTPPKQHPISLTMKDFDKMVKSKAPFARKFARDDPVLDKIDKELLGRTSRFAPGAWCIGSSDDGADPCSVRGNYSVFRPGPGAERLQQLFQTLLSDDFRKKQCS, encoded by the exons ATGAAAAACCGATTAATGAGTATGAGAAAAAATGCCAATTCCCACTCAGGAAGGGTGTTTAGTGATAGAAAATGGCTTATTCCATTTTTTGCAAGCCTCCTTGTATCTTTGACTCTATTTCTGTCAGCTACTTTTGGGCTATTTACCTCTTCTTATGGGGGAGATCAGTTGCCATTTGACATTATTTCATTTTCAAGATCAGAGGACGCCAGTGGGTATTTCGTTGAATCCGAATTAAACAAGTCGTTTAACACAAGTGGGTATTCAAAATTGGAGGCCCCTAGATTAGCTTATCTCATCTCAGGGACAAAGGGCGATAGTCGTAGAATGATGAGGACTTTGCAAGCAGTGTATCATCCAAGAAATCAGTATATTTTGCATTTAGATCTTGAGGCACCGCCCCGTGAAAGGTTGGAGTTGGGGATATCTGTGAAGAATGATCCGACATTTCTAGAAGTTGGGAATGTACGTATAATGGCACAGTCCAATTTGGTGACCTATAAGGGGCCAACTATGATAGCGTGTACACTTCAAGCGATTGCAATTATGTTGAGGGAGAGCTTGGAGTGGGATTGGTTCATTAACCTCAGTGCTTCGGATTATCCTCTTGTGACACAAGATG ATTTGCTTCTTGTATTCTCAAATATGTCTAGAAATCTAAACTTCATTGAACATACGAAGATTACTGGATGGAAACT GAACCAAAGGGCAAAACCAATTATCATTGATCCAGGCctttacttatcaaagaaatatgacCTTGCTTTGACTTCTCAACGTCGTTCACTTCCCACTTCTTTCAAGTTGTTTACTG GTTCAGCATGGGTAATGCTAACCCGATCCTTTTTAGAATACTCTATAATGGGATGGAATAACCTCCCACGAACTCTCTTAATGTACTACACAAATTTCATCTCCTCTCCAGAAGGATACTTCCATACTCTTATTTGCAACACAGAAGAATTCCGAAACACAGCAATAGGCCATGATCTTCACTACATTGCTTGGGACACTCCTCCAAAGCAGCATCCTATCTCTTTGACCATGAAAGACTTCGACAAAATGGTTAAAAGCAAGGCACCATTTGCTCGTAAATTTGCAAGGGATGATCCGGTTTTAGACAAGATTGACAAAGAGCTTCTAGGTCGCACAAGCCGGTTTGCACCTGGAGCATGGTGTATTGGCAGCTCAGATGATGGTGCTGATCCATGCTCTGTGCGTGGAAATTATTCAGTGTTTAGGCCAGGTCCAGGTGCTGAGAGGTTGCAACAACTGTTTCAGACATTGTTATCTGATGATTTTAGAAAAAAGCAGTGTTCATGA
- the LOC110668256 gene encoding uncharacterized protein LOC110668256 isoform X2: MDFRVQKWGRWIQWELYIADPISFCLDISTLMSCSYICRYSLSSSSMKTQTEGTATKAKQTREEAMDFNSSCKNKKTVNQSMLLCCKLYISESRNHTALESIESAARLDPETVIVNKFEDRAYNRIRYTLVSYVVLDSTGSAIYSPLQQTVLAMIEAAYGAINLESHCGAHPRLGVVDDIVFHPLAQASLDEAAWLAKAVAADIGSRFQVPVFLYAAAHPTGKALDTIRRELGYYRPNFMGNQWAGWNMPEILPEMPNEGPQHVSRARGITMIGARPWVGLYNVPILSTDVSAARRIARLVSARGGGLPTVQTLGLVHGEDSTEIACMLLEPNQIGADRVQSRVEMLAAEEGLDVEKGYFTDFSPEMIVEKYMNLISANRD, translated from the exons ATGGATTTCAGGGTCCAGAAGTGGGGACGTTGGATTCAATGGGAGTTGTACATTGCTGACCCCATAAGCTTTTGTTTAGATATTTCGACATTAATGTCTTGCTCTTATATTTGCAGGTATTCTTTAAGCAGCTCCTCCATGAAGACTCAAACTGAAGGCACAGCAACGAAGGCGAAGCAGACTAGAGAGGAAGCGATGGATTTTAACTCGAGTTGCAAG AACAAGAAAACAGTAAATCAGTCCATGCTGCTATGTTGCAAGCTCTACATATCAGAATCACGTAATCACACAGCTCTTGAGTCGATTGAAAGCGCTGCTAGGCTCGACCCAGAAACTGTGATAGTGAACAAATTTGAGGACAGAGCCTATAATAGGATAAGGTACACTCTTGTGTCATATGTTGTTCTTGATAGCACAGGAAGTGCTATTTACAGCCCATTGCAGCAAACTGTGCTGGCCATGATTGAGGCAGCTTATGGAGCCATAAACCTCGAGTCCCACTGTGGGGCACACCCTCGGCTTGGTGTTGTGGATGACATTGTTTTCCATCCCTTGGCTCAAGCTTCCCTGGATGAAGCAGCTTGGCTTGCTAAAGCTGTGGCAGCTGATATTGGCAGCAGATTTCAAG TGCCAGTATTTCTTTATGCAGCAGCACACCCAACAGGAAAGGCCCTGGACACCATCAGGCGTGAGCTGGGTTACTACAGGCCCAATTTCATGGGGAACCAATGGGCAGGATGGAACATGCCTGAAATTCTCCCAGAAATGCCCAATGAAGGCCCGCAGCATGTGTCTCGGGCCAGAGGCATCACAATGATCGGAGCACGCCCCTGGGTAGGATTGTACAATGTGCCCATCCTGTCCACTGATGTCTCTGCTGCTCGACGGATTGCGAGGTTGGTGAGTGCTCGTGGTGGTGGGCTCCCTACAGTGCAAACATTGGGCTTAGTTCATGGTGAGGATTCCACTGAGATAGCTTGCATGCTCTTAGAACCCAATCAGATTGGAGCAGACAGGGTCCAGTCCAGGGTTGAGATGCTAGCAGCTGAAGAAGGGTTGGATGTAGAGAAGGGATACTTCACTGATTTTTCACCTGAAATGATTGTTGAAAAGTACATGAATCTGATCTCTGCTAACAGAGACTGA
- the LOC110668256 gene encoding uncharacterized protein LOC110668256 isoform X1 — protein MKNPLKERVQKWGRWIQWELYIADPISFCLDISTLMSCSYICRYSLSSSSMKTQTEGTATKAKQTREEAMDFNSSCKNKKTVNQSMLLCCKLYISESRNHTALESIESAARLDPETVIVNKFEDRAYNRIRYTLVSYVVLDSTGSAIYSPLQQTVLAMIEAAYGAINLESHCGAHPRLGVVDDIVFHPLAQASLDEAAWLAKAVAADIGSRFQVPVFLYAAAHPTGKALDTIRRELGYYRPNFMGNQWAGWNMPEILPEMPNEGPQHVSRARGITMIGARPWVGLYNVPILSTDVSAARRIARLVSARGGGLPTVQTLGLVHGEDSTEIACMLLEPNQIGADRVQSRVEMLAAEEGLDVEKGYFTDFSPEMIVEKYMNLISANRD, from the exons ATGAAGAACCCGCTAAAGGAAAG GGTCCAGAAGTGGGGACGTTGGATTCAATGGGAGTTGTACATTGCTGACCCCATAAGCTTTTGTTTAGATATTTCGACATTAATGTCTTGCTCTTATATTTGCAGGTATTCTTTAAGCAGCTCCTCCATGAAGACTCAAACTGAAGGCACAGCAACGAAGGCGAAGCAGACTAGAGAGGAAGCGATGGATTTTAACTCGAGTTGCAAG AACAAGAAAACAGTAAATCAGTCCATGCTGCTATGTTGCAAGCTCTACATATCAGAATCACGTAATCACACAGCTCTTGAGTCGATTGAAAGCGCTGCTAGGCTCGACCCAGAAACTGTGATAGTGAACAAATTTGAGGACAGAGCCTATAATAGGATAAGGTACACTCTTGTGTCATATGTTGTTCTTGATAGCACAGGAAGTGCTATTTACAGCCCATTGCAGCAAACTGTGCTGGCCATGATTGAGGCAGCTTATGGAGCCATAAACCTCGAGTCCCACTGTGGGGCACACCCTCGGCTTGGTGTTGTGGATGACATTGTTTTCCATCCCTTGGCTCAAGCTTCCCTGGATGAAGCAGCTTGGCTTGCTAAAGCTGTGGCAGCTGATATTGGCAGCAGATTTCAAG TGCCAGTATTTCTTTATGCAGCAGCACACCCAACAGGAAAGGCCCTGGACACCATCAGGCGTGAGCTGGGTTACTACAGGCCCAATTTCATGGGGAACCAATGGGCAGGATGGAACATGCCTGAAATTCTCCCAGAAATGCCCAATGAAGGCCCGCAGCATGTGTCTCGGGCCAGAGGCATCACAATGATCGGAGCACGCCCCTGGGTAGGATTGTACAATGTGCCCATCCTGTCCACTGATGTCTCTGCTGCTCGACGGATTGCGAGGTTGGTGAGTGCTCGTGGTGGTGGGCTCCCTACAGTGCAAACATTGGGCTTAGTTCATGGTGAGGATTCCACTGAGATAGCTTGCATGCTCTTAGAACCCAATCAGATTGGAGCAGACAGGGTCCAGTCCAGGGTTGAGATGCTAGCAGCTGAAGAAGGGTTGGATGTAGAGAAGGGATACTTCACTGATTTTTCACCTGAAATGATTGTTGAAAAGTACATGAATCTGATCTCTGCTAACAGAGACTGA
- the LOC110668256 gene encoding uncharacterized protein LOC110668256 isoform X5 yields MKTQTEGTATKAKQTREEAMDFNSSCKNKKTVNQSMLLCCKLYISESRNHTALESIESAARLDPETVIVNKFEDRAYNRIRYTLVSYVVLDSTGSAIYSPLQQTVLAMIEAAYGAINLESHCGAHPRLGVVDDIVFHPLAQASLDEAAWLAKAVAADIGSRFQVPVFLYAAAHPTGKALDTIRRELGYYRPNFMGNQWAGWNMPEILPEMPNEGPQHVSRARGITMIGARPWVGLYNVPILSTDVSAARRIARLVSARGGGLPTVQTLGLVHGEDSTEIACMLLEPNQIGADRVQSRVEMLAAEEGLDVEKGYFTDFSPEMIVEKYMNLISANRD; encoded by the exons ATGAAGACTCAAACTGAAGGCACAGCAACGAAGGCGAAGCAGACTAGAGAGGAAGCGATGGATTTTAACTCGAGTTGCAAG AACAAGAAAACAGTAAATCAGTCCATGCTGCTATGTTGCAAGCTCTACATATCAGAATCACGTAATCACACAGCTCTTGAGTCGATTGAAAGCGCTGCTAGGCTCGACCCAGAAACTGTGATAGTGAACAAATTTGAGGACAGAGCCTATAATAGGATAAGGTACACTCTTGTGTCATATGTTGTTCTTGATAGCACAGGAAGTGCTATTTACAGCCCATTGCAGCAAACTGTGCTGGCCATGATTGAGGCAGCTTATGGAGCCATAAACCTCGAGTCCCACTGTGGGGCACACCCTCGGCTTGGTGTTGTGGATGACATTGTTTTCCATCCCTTGGCTCAAGCTTCCCTGGATGAAGCAGCTTGGCTTGCTAAAGCTGTGGCAGCTGATATTGGCAGCAGATTTCAAG TGCCAGTATTTCTTTATGCAGCAGCACACCCAACAGGAAAGGCCCTGGACACCATCAGGCGTGAGCTGGGTTACTACAGGCCCAATTTCATGGGGAACCAATGGGCAGGATGGAACATGCCTGAAATTCTCCCAGAAATGCCCAATGAAGGCCCGCAGCATGTGTCTCGGGCCAGAGGCATCACAATGATCGGAGCACGCCCCTGGGTAGGATTGTACAATGTGCCCATCCTGTCCACTGATGTCTCTGCTGCTCGACGGATTGCGAGGTTGGTGAGTGCTCGTGGTGGTGGGCTCCCTACAGTGCAAACATTGGGCTTAGTTCATGGTGAGGATTCCACTGAGATAGCTTGCATGCTCTTAGAACCCAATCAGATTGGAGCAGACAGGGTCCAGTCCAGGGTTGAGATGCTAGCAGCTGAAGAAGGGTTGGATGTAGAGAAGGGATACTTCACTGATTTTTCACCTGAAATGATTGTTGAAAAGTACATGAATCTGATCTCTGCTAACAGAGACTGA
- the LOC110668256 gene encoding uncharacterized protein LOC110668256 isoform X4, whose protein sequence is MKNPLKERYSLSSSSMKTQTEGTATKAKQTREEAMDFNSSCKNKKTVNQSMLLCCKLYISESRNHTALESIESAARLDPETVIVNKFEDRAYNRIRYTLVSYVVLDSTGSAIYSPLQQTVLAMIEAAYGAINLESHCGAHPRLGVVDDIVFHPLAQASLDEAAWLAKAVAADIGSRFQVPVFLYAAAHPTGKALDTIRRELGYYRPNFMGNQWAGWNMPEILPEMPNEGPQHVSRARGITMIGARPWVGLYNVPILSTDVSAARRIARLVSARGGGLPTVQTLGLVHGEDSTEIACMLLEPNQIGADRVQSRVEMLAAEEGLDVEKGYFTDFSPEMIVEKYMNLISANRD, encoded by the exons ATGAAGAACCCGCTAAAGGAAAG GTATTCTTTAAGCAGCTCCTCCATGAAGACTCAAACTGAAGGCACAGCAACGAAGGCGAAGCAGACTAGAGAGGAAGCGATGGATTTTAACTCGAGTTGCAAG AACAAGAAAACAGTAAATCAGTCCATGCTGCTATGTTGCAAGCTCTACATATCAGAATCACGTAATCACACAGCTCTTGAGTCGATTGAAAGCGCTGCTAGGCTCGACCCAGAAACTGTGATAGTGAACAAATTTGAGGACAGAGCCTATAATAGGATAAGGTACACTCTTGTGTCATATGTTGTTCTTGATAGCACAGGAAGTGCTATTTACAGCCCATTGCAGCAAACTGTGCTGGCCATGATTGAGGCAGCTTATGGAGCCATAAACCTCGAGTCCCACTGTGGGGCACACCCTCGGCTTGGTGTTGTGGATGACATTGTTTTCCATCCCTTGGCTCAAGCTTCCCTGGATGAAGCAGCTTGGCTTGCTAAAGCTGTGGCAGCTGATATTGGCAGCAGATTTCAAG TGCCAGTATTTCTTTATGCAGCAGCACACCCAACAGGAAAGGCCCTGGACACCATCAGGCGTGAGCTGGGTTACTACAGGCCCAATTTCATGGGGAACCAATGGGCAGGATGGAACATGCCTGAAATTCTCCCAGAAATGCCCAATGAAGGCCCGCAGCATGTGTCTCGGGCCAGAGGCATCACAATGATCGGAGCACGCCCCTGGGTAGGATTGTACAATGTGCCCATCCTGTCCACTGATGTCTCTGCTGCTCGACGGATTGCGAGGTTGGTGAGTGCTCGTGGTGGTGGGCTCCCTACAGTGCAAACATTGGGCTTAGTTCATGGTGAGGATTCCACTGAGATAGCTTGCATGCTCTTAGAACCCAATCAGATTGGAGCAGACAGGGTCCAGTCCAGGGTTGAGATGCTAGCAGCTGAAGAAGGGTTGGATGTAGAGAAGGGATACTTCACTGATTTTTCACCTGAAATGATTGTTGAAAAGTACATGAATCTGATCTCTGCTAACAGAGACTGA